cccctgggagGTACTGCCCTttagtggattaaaaactggttaaaagatagaaagagagtagagttaaatggtcagtattctcaatggagaagggtagttagtggggttcctcggtGGTCTGTGCTGgcatcgctgctttttaacatatttataaatgatctagagatgggagtaactagtgaggtaattaaatttgctgacgacacaaagttattcaaagttgttaaatcgcaagaagattgtgaaaaattacaagaggaacttatgagactcggagactgggcatctaaatggcagatgatgtttattgtgagcaagtgcaaagtaatgcatgtgggaaagaggaacacgaattatagctacttaatgcaagattccacattaggagtcaccgaccaggaaagggagctAGGCGTCATccttgatgatacgctgaaaccctctgctcaatgtgtggcagcggctaagaaagcaaatagaatgttaggtattattaggaaaggaatggaaaacaaaactgaggatgttataatgtctttgtattgctccacggtgcggatgcacctcgaatattgtttgcaattctggtcactgtatctcaaaaaagatatagtggaattagaaaaggaacagagaaaagggcaacaaaaaaggggatgggatgacttccctatgaggaaaggctaaagcagctagggttcttcagcttggagaaaagatggctgaggggagatatgatagaggtctatagaataatgagtggtgtggaatgggtagatgtgaatcgcttttttactctttccaaaaatactatgacaagggggcacacaatgaagctagaaagtagaaaatttaaaatgaatcagaaaaaatatttcttcactcaatgtgtaattaaactctggaattcattgccagagaatgtagtaaaagcagttagcttagcgggatttaaaaaaggtttggatggcttcctaatggaaacgtccatagaccattattaaaatggacttggggaaaatccattgcttatttctgggataagcagcataaaaagttttgtacttttttggggatcttgccaggtatttgtgacctgaattggccactgttggaaacaggatgctgggcttgatggacctttggtctaggGGCTCTGtcctgccccaaagagaccactagaccaccagggctgcaaGGTAGACCCAGGAGGAGAGGCAGCAAGCTGttcgtggatgggagggagagaaggaagaggagaggaagacATGCTgtacatgggaggggaggaaagggaaaaggaggaaatatAAGACAtgaatagaaggggatggagaggagagggggacatgctgctcatggacgtttgcttttttggaaatgtaattTTGTATTTAAACTAcgaaagaaaatgcatttctgttacttttacctgtattttcactgcttatagaatctggctttcttgggggatgAAGGTGACGGTGCAGCTGGGGCAGGgcggtattttatttttttgtgtcctcttttttcctctctgcaAATATGCTAAACCTACCACTTGAGAACAATTCAAAACAGGATAACAAAAGGACTGTACAGGAAAACGTTTGAGCCCACAGATTTTAAATAACCAGTCTTGTCTTGTCTAGTTAGAGCCAATTAGGGTTCAGGCAAACTAAACATGTTCCTAGGCCTCAAAAGTGTAAAGGGATCTTAGCAGATAGGCTCAGTGCTCAGAAAGTGAGGATTTccaactgtctggattttttcaggattctGCAAATCTGTAAATTAACTGTTTCAAAGCTAGCTAGAAGGATGGCTAGAGTCTGGATAATCTTCAGTCCTCTGTAGTTCTCCAAATCTCCCACTTCTCTAGTGCAGAGACTGTGATAGGAGGATCTTGTTGTTTGGAAGGAGGGGCCGAGCTGCCCTGAATTCCTAGGTGGAACTTTTGTGTACCAAACCTTGGAGTGAGCATAGGAAGTGCAAGAACTTTACATAATGGATGGCAGAGGGCACAGTGCaaggagagaaagtgtgtgtctcTGAATAGTGAAAGTGTATGCTCATGTACATCTGAAGAGCAAGAGTGAAGGTATGTATGTATGCTTCTGGGTCTCTGCGGggtacagacacacatacatttgGGCTGAAGTGGAGAAGTCCACTGATACCAATATACCTGCACACATCCTGACTGTTCAGCCTGGGAATTTATCAAACTAATTATTGTTACTGCACGAATTCCTTTGAAATTGTCCCTAATACTGCCTCCATTCTGCCAATATCCTAgcaaaaataccaaagaaatctctattttattttatttcttccatttgTGAAGCTTTTCTTGTTGTGTCTGAAATATAGATTTACAAAGCATTGTACATCACCTGTAAATCTCACGCTTTGGGGCACTCCGTCCTTGGCATCTTTGGCTTGTACCAGAGGCAGTGGAAGGTGAAATTGATTGGGTTCTGAGCTCCAGAGCCATTACCCAGTTCTGTCCCAATTCAGTATGAtctttgtagtccctgattctacccactgaaatccatgctgcaggtgtaaaccgctttgaatgtagttggaaaaaccacagaaaggcggtatataattCCCATTCCCATAATGCACCTGGACAGGGTTGCCAGAAATACAAGATTGGCCTaaaatttccctcctggaactgggttatGTGGCAGCTCTCTAGGGGAAACACCGTGCATGTGACTCAGTGAGGGGAGGCAGACACAGgtttgcaacgaattccagagtttaattacacgtagaACCTTCAAGTTATATAATCCAATACAAAAGCTGAAATAAAATCTTACTTCTGTCTTATTTTTCTTCTTCATTGATCACATTGGCTTTCTCCTGATTTCTAGTTTCCCCTTTCCATTACCTTTTTTGTTCTCTGTCACTTCTCTTTTTCCTCTCCATCTGTTCGACATGTGCTTTTCTTTGCATTTCTGTCTTCCATTTTCTGCATGTTTCCAAGGGCCCAATAATGTGTTAATCCAGCCTTTTTCTAATCTTTTCTTTTGGCTGAAGTAAGGGCTGTATACATctccgtgatactttgtaccatactttgtaagccgcactgaacctgctatcgagcgggaaagagcggggtataaaagccacaaataaatacattttattttgggGGATCCCTGATTATCCTAAAAGATGCTtttactgaaaaatatttttgtcctTGTTGcctttttaatttactacacttTAAGCCTTGACCTTGGACTCCTCTTATCCACCTGGACTCTTTTCTTGTTGGTGACCTGATCTGTCTTATTGTGTTTACCCCTCATTTAAAGTAACAGGCACCTTATAAATTTCTTTTGTGCAGTGAATACCTTagagagaggaaaagagaaacaggggtgacatgatatagatgttcaaatatttgaaaggtattaatccgcaaatgaacattttccggagatgggaaggcagtagaactagaggacatgaatttaggttgaaggggggcagactcaggactaatgtcaggaagtattttttcatggagaggtggtggatatgtggaatgccctcccacgggaggtggtagagatgaaaacggtaatggaattcaaacatgtgtgggataaacacaaaggaatcctgtttagaaggaatggttccgtggaatcttagctgagattggatggcaacgctggtaattgggaaacaaaacgggagctgggcagacttctatggtctacgccctgatcgtgactgaatagatagggatgggctggagtgtaaattttaaggggctttgacattagctccagaacttagtacaagaacagtgctaggtagacttctacggtctgtgccctgagaaaggcaaggacaaatcaaactcgggtatacatataaagtatcacatgccatgtaaaatgagtttatcttgttgggcagactggatggacagtacaggtctttatctgccgccatttactatgttactatgtttctggaGCTCCTGTCTCTTCCTTAGTGAGAGGTAGGCTACATTACAGCACTCTGGAATACAGCTTATTACATAAGGATGGTGGTACAGGCGAAGCCCCAACTTCCAATTGGAGAGCAGAGTCATTACACTACTTGTTAATAAGTGCTAATGCatatttttctgttctttgcaGGTCTCTTTTGGCAGCTATGGCACTTGCAAGTTCTGGATGGACCTGGGTGTGTCTTTCCTTAGTTTTCAAGCTTGGTGTACAGGCCTCAGAAGATAAGGTGCCATTATGGGACTCCACTACCACTGTGGTGGTTCTGTCCCTGCTTTTCCTCCTTCTATTGGCTGCCTTCATTATGGCCTGGTATCATCTAAACCGGGTCACAGAGGGCAGATACCACCCTCGAAACCTGTGCAGAGGTGAAGATGGCGAGGAGCAGCGCGCAGGGCCTGTACACAGGCTGGTGCATGCAGTGGCTGGAACTTGGTGGACATTCCATTCCTGGGTGAGGAGGGAAGCCGCTGAAGAAGATGAGGATGCTGAGAAAACAGAATTACAGCAGCGAGACAAGGAGGAGGTGCAAGATGGAGAGGATGGATTCTGCAAGCGGAGCAAGGGAAGATGTAGCCAGCAGGATATGGATGATGGTGATGAAGAGAGTAGCAGCAATGAACCCAACAGTGAAGATGATTACTCCAGTTTCAGTGGCCGGGACCTCAGAGATGGAGCCAGAGCACAGGAACCAGAAGTAACAGAGGAAGAGCCAAAGGCTGGGAGCTCCGAAGCTCTGCTCTGCGATCTCCATGCTTTCTCTGGCTCTGCTGTGTGGCAAGATGAGAGTGTACAGGGATCTGGACGACTGGATGTTACTGCTCTGTAGTAAAAAAAAGCTAAGTCTGGGGACTGAAGGATGGGAGACTAAAGGTGGGAAGGTTTCACTGAGATgaaggggtgggtgggtgatTGTGTTCCAATTTCccccttttttcctctttttttttcttttcgtaaGGATGtgataggggggagggaggacagtGCTGTCCAGCACAATCCCAATACAACTAAATTCTGAAGAGAGTATGAACTGACCAAAAACCTTAAGACAGGGAACAACTGAAGAGAAAGCAGCACCCAGAGGTACCCCATGCCTAAACTTCAACAAATAATTGTGTATGTATATGAAAATGTTTATCTGTTCAGGAAATCAGACTGCCTCCATATGCCTGCTCAGTTGCTTTTGGATGTGTTGCAGGCCCCTTCCTCTTGTATTTTCTGACTGTATATATATGATGCATTTTGCATTAGTTGCTTTAAGTCTAGGCAAACAAGCCAGGTTTTTACAAATGGGTACAtgatttggtttaaaaaaaaaaagctattaaaTCTCTTTATAAGACTTCTTTTTGCTCTAAATTTAGAATTAGTTAGCCTATAAGAAACTATAAACAGAGAGCTAAACACTTTTTCTAGACAGGAAAAAGTCCAGCAGGCGTTCCCTTCTTACACTATCCAATGAGTGTACAGTTTAGCAATGAATAAATGTAAACTAGAAACCAAAAGAATGCCAGACAACATGGGCTCAGctcaatacaaaataaaaatatatgttcCATTTGGTGGTGTTAATAAATTACACAGACGTATGCTAATGATAAAGATAATAATCTGAGATATCGACCTTCTTCAAATTCCTAATCTCAGGACGGCGTCTGACATGTTTTCCAGAGGATATGAACATCATGGGATGAGGAGAAGTTATTTGGGGTGAGTACATGCAGGGGGTGATGTAAGCCATGTTATATTATGTTTTCTGTATTTGCAACACAGCTAAAATTTAGAAGATGTGGAGGGGcttaattgaaagggacgtccatgttttgatatggatgtccttgcaaaacgtccccatccaggggcggggaaacccatattttcgaaacaagatggacatccatctttcgttttgctaatacggtcagggacgcccaaatcctgaaatttggtcgtccgtagagatggtcgtccctagacttggtcatttctgattttcagcaataatcgaaaccaaggacgtccatctcaaaaatgaccaaatgtaagccatttggttgtgggaggagccagcatttctagtgcactagtccccctgacatgtcaggacaccaaccgggtaccctagggggcactgcagtggacttcagaaactgcttccaggtacatagctcccttaccttgtgtgctgagcccccccaacccccactacccacaactgtacaccactacaatagcccttattggtgaaggagggcacctagatgtgggtacagtgggtttgtggtgggttttggagggctcactgtttcctccacaaacgtaacaggtaggggggatggggctgggtccgcctgcctgaagtgcactgcacccactaaaactgctccagggacctgcatactgctgtgatggacctgagtatgacatctgaggctggcacaaaatatttttaaagatgttttttgagggtgggagggggttagtgaccactgggggagtaaggggaggtcatccccgattcttttcGGTAGTCATGTGgttatttcgggcacctttttgtgccttggtcataagaaaaacacgaccaggtaaagtcgtccaagttcgTCAGGGagatcctt
This genomic interval from Microcaecilia unicolor chromosome 1, aMicUni1.1, whole genome shotgun sequence contains the following:
- the PTPRCAP gene encoding protein tyrosine phosphatase receptor type C-associated protein, encoding MALASSGWTWVCLSLVFKLGVQASEDKVPLWDSTTTVVVLSLLFLLLLAAFIMAWYHLNRVTEGRYHPRNLCRGEDGEEQRAGPVHRLVHAVAGTWWTFHSWVRREAAEEDEDAEKTELQQRDKEEVQDGEDGFCKRSKGRCSQQDMDDGDEESSSNEPNSEDDYSSFSGRDLRDGARAQEPEVTEEEPKAGSSEALLCDLHAFSGSAVWQDESVQGSGRLDVTAL